The following coding sequences are from one Diadema setosum chromosome 9, eeDiaSeto1, whole genome shotgun sequence window:
- the LOC140232522 gene encoding zinc finger protein 236-like, whose amino-acid sequence MPRRRFVRPRYRPIDLGGNEDEAGSSGLAPLGSPGKGPFKCDVAQCAKEYSRWKDFKRHQRSHENDKPHRCEHCELSFNVEYNLTLHRAIHNVGNLECPECHKRFSRVASLKSHIMLHMKEEVLICPECGDEFGLQRLLDDHLQEHAVEATEPKEHHCKVCTQKFPMHYMLKEHMRQKHRPKFRSALMHRKFVRRNLDRSRFQHKCQFCNKLFSKPSQLERHVRIHTGEKPYKCPHCDKAFNQNGALQVHMTKHTGTKPYSCEFCGQKFAQRGNLRAHIVRVHEINSELEQRYECPQCPCYFRKMSSVNAHISRFHNNDEVSNPLLSLKAALSAIQEGADCLDSSVDTPALASALEQLISMLEQNAGEGDTLEQIQELMLGNAINTDILQQALENSGVAATAPEAPKAPPSEAATPANPQLGQLFTFVSEVLQRKVEIKKNVPAGVRVHTCNYCTKTFKKPSDLVRHIRIHTNEKPYSCTQCDKTFTVKSTLMSHMKTHAGIKEYKCNVCHKMFSTHGSLKIHLRLHTGAKPFECQHCEKKFRTSGQRKVHMASHFKEPMEKRARMSQNRSKQDSDSDLPDIPLQEPILITDTGLIQQPPRNSSMYSNYLADGLQPVGTSSDRPYRCSYCQKCFKKSSHLKQHVRSHTGERPYQCMTCMRSFISSGVLKAHERTHIGIKSYKCLICDSMFTTNGSLKRHMSTHTDVRPFMCPYCQKTFKTSVNCKKHMKMHKRELAMQAKQQESAEQANHVQEIQSITEQASNLAEQLTLEQASSSILAMAQGQLTVAQDALGATTTLTEANLASQALSQGNLTQGNLITDGLTSDALSQTGLGQNYAHPFGQQTLDSITNSQADIPAENQISLQTQQIQQQLEAITGQSASLFSQPSQIQPVQEDLNTIDAPNRIQTSTGSGYGVTDAEKRMYRCNFCEKTFKKSSHLKQHIRTHTGEKPCKCMTCGRSFISATVLKNHMRVHTGVKAFKCNLCDTSFTTNGSLVRHMNIHTDLRPHRCSQCGEAFRKPLDLKRHMKEHACESDEADQQLEEGKRPRNVIRFNEEEAQQIAKKPLARNASVSERILVQMVNDKNRVSEVLSKEDELQRRPQFANKCEHCSKSFKKPCDLVRHIRTHTGEKPFKCNECGRTFAVKSTLVCHLRTHKGGKPETCHICKTTFATVGSLKVHMRLHTGAKPFKCSYCDERFRTSGSRKQHMENHFKPASTRKRKVNDKVASDKENANSEQVVIETSHSEAVPQVLQVSQVPVAAEQPVMQAITNQQQALPITIGNPDATGNDVNSSAVLTGLELQLTGSNIGQNVQIQGLDANNITVQIDPSLLQQLQQLQQPNAITLQTGDLSLGQASLQLSQSDLAAVVNGQEITMPQGIQGIDPQTGLLVQMDPSTLQQVPQMIRIDTGPGNQQQTIQVQTTSAGNPSQNQPQILMQNSGLQGIIPAVQNQGSLLTGSVGLAPQQTGAPPNRVVPYLQTSDIQIAIQDSLNQNVSTSDPIMRNQMYTIQTSDRGTHFVEAEATASTTDPSNLGAAFQLSLSGDQLRLDQPGIILQQPNIQGSVEVGPVASQTQEQVTISAGNFVSGGDAQETVTVNVVDLAHLASSEHMQTSVPTATDSVPMEVLQKESVPIQIVSKDSGQNQIEQESEEEEDDDEDEEDDEDEDDDSEEDDDDDEEDATGAAGREMVSRDKPTMSAAAAAAAIGSLYPCTVEGCNEVFTKMQQLSQHQQEKHKSLRPHTCEICGKSFKRPGHLKDHMTTHDSSLRSKADKKANPGHVCPTCNKAFAKPSQLSRHMRTHTGEKPFCCPECNRGFSQKNSLQIHMNVHTKERPHRCQYCDLSFSQKGNLKTHLQRAHKLPPDTASQAASQVTPQAMPQSVPQSVPQAVSQTATTTTTSQEDIDIERLFS is encoded by the exons GGAACATGCGGTGGAGGCGACAGAACCAAAGGAGCACCACTGTAAggtgtgcacccaaaagttccCCATGCACTACATGCTAAAAGAGCACATGAGACAGAAGCACCGACCTAAATTCAG ATCGGCTTTGATGCACAGGAAATTTGTGCGTCGGAACCTAGACCGTTCACGCTTCCAACACAAGTGCCAGTTCTGCAACAAGCTCTTCTCCAAGCCCAGTCAGCTCGAGAGGCATGTTCGCATTCACACAG GTGAAAAGCCATACAAATGTCCCCACTGTGACAAGGCCTTCAACCAGAATGGAGCTCTTCAAGTTCACATGACAAAGCACACAGGGACCAAACCCTATTCTTGTGAGTTCTGTGGCCAGAAGTTTGCTCAGCGAGGCAACCTGAGAGCGCACATTGTTCGTGTGCATGAGATCAATagtgaattggagcagcgataCGAGTGTCCACAATGTCCCTGCTACTTCCGAAAGATGAGCAGTGTGAATGCACACATCAGTCGCTTCCATAACAACGACGAGGTATCAAATCCACTACTATCCCTCAAGGCCGCTCTCTCAGCCATCCAGGAAGGGGCTGACTGTTTGGACAGCAGTGTCGACACACCAGCCTTAGCCAGTGCCCTGGAACAATTAATCTCAATGCTTGAACAGAACGCTGGAGAAGGGGACACCCTGGAGCAGATCCAGGAACTGATGTTGGGGAATGCAATCAACACTGATATTCTTCAGCAGGCCTTGGAGAACAGTGGGGTGGCTGCCACTGCTCCAGAGGCACCCAAGGCCCCTCCTTCTGAGGCAGCAACCCCTGCCAACCCTCAACTTGGCCAGTTGTTCACATTTGTGTCTGAGGTTCTTCAGCGGAAGGTGGAAATTAAGAAGAATGTCCCTGCAGGCGTGCGTGTGCACACATGCAactactgcacaaaaactttcaaGAAACCCAGTGATCTGGTACGACACATTCGGATACACACAAATGAGAAACCCTACAGTTGCACACAGTGTGATAAGACATTTACTGTGAAGAGCACACTGATGAGCCACATGAAGACACATGCTGGAATCAAAGAGTACAAGTGTAATGTGTGCCACAAGATGTTTTCAACCCATGGAAGTTTGAAAATTCATCTGAGATTGCACACAGGGGCCAAACCTTTTGAATGCCAGCACTGTGAGAAGAAATTCAGAACTTCAGGACAGCGAAAGGTTCACATGGCATCTCATTTCAAGGAGCCCATGGAGAAGAGAGCGCGGATGTCTCAAAATCGTTCCAAACAAGATTCAGACAGTGATCTTCCAGACATTCCCCTCCAAGAACCTATCCTCATCACTGACACTGGTCTCATTCAACAGCCACCAAGAAACAGCTCGATGTACAGCAACTACTTGGCAGATGGACTCCAACCAGTAGGGACATCATCAGACAGGCCATACCGCTGTTCTTACTGTCAAAAATGCTTCAAGAAATCCAGTCACCTCAAACAGCATGTGCGATCACACACCGGTGAGAGACCATACCAGTGCATGACTTGCATGAGGTCATTCATCTCTTCAGGGGTGCTCAAGGCACACGAGAGAACTCATATTGGTATCAAATCATACAAGTGCCTTATTTGTGACAGCATGTTCACTACCAATGGGAGCCTAAAGCGCCACATGTCGACACACACAGATGTGCGACCGTTCATGTGTCCGTATTGTCAGAAGACCTTCAAGACCTCGGTAAACTGCAAGAAACACATGAAGATGCATAAGCGGGAACTTGCAATGCAGGCCAAGCAACAAGAGTCTGCTGAGCAGGCCAACCATGTACAGGAAATCCAGTCCATAACAGAGCAAGCCAGCAACCTTGCAGAACAGCTTACATTGGAACAAGCTTCTAGCTCCATTCTTGCCATGGCACAGGGCCAGCTCACTGTGGCCCAGGATGCTCTTGGTGCTACAACAACTCTCACTGAGGCAAACCTGGCATCCCAAGCCTTATCTCAGGGCAACCTGACACAAGGGAACCTAATAACAGATGGACTTACTTCAGATGCTCTCTCACAGACAGGCTTGGGGCAGAATTATGCGCATCCTTTTGGGCAGCAGACCCTGGACAGCATCACCAACAGTCAGGCAGACATTCCAGCTGAGAACCAGATCAGTCTTCAGACCCAGCAAATCCAGCAGCAGCTGGAGGCCATCACTGGACAGTCGGCATCGCTCTTCTCCCAGCCGAGCCAAATCCAACCTGTGCAGGAGGATCTGAATACAATAGATGCCCCCAACCGAATACAAACCAGCACAGGATCAGGATACGGTGTGACCGATGCAGAGAAGCGAATGTACCGCTGCAATTTCTGTGAAAAGACTTTCAAGAAGTCTAGCCACCTCAAACAGCATATTAGAACCCACACTGGAGAGAAACCATGCAAGTGCATGACATGTGGAAGGTCATTCATTTCTGCTACTGTGCTGAAAAATCATATGAGGGTACACACAGGTGTCAAAGCCTTCAAGTGTAACTTATGTGATACTTCCTTTACAACCAATGGATCCCTTGTTCGCCACATGAATATTCACACTGATCTGCGGCCCCATCGATGTAGTCAATGTGGTGAGGCATTCCGCAAACCCCTAGACCTGAAGCGCCACATGAAAGAACATGCCTGTGAGAGTGATGAAGCAGACCAGCAATTGGAGGAGGGAAAGCGCCCTCGGAATGTCATCAGGTTTAATGAAGAGGAGGCACAGCAGATAGCAAAGAAACCTTTAGCGCGGAATGCATCCGTTTCCGAGAGAATACTTGTGCAGATGGTGAATGATAAGAATAGGGTGAGTGAAGTTCTGTCCAAGGAGGATGAACTGCAAAGACGACCACAGTTTGCCAATAAATGTGAGCATTGCTCGAAGAGCTTCAAAAAACCTTGTGACCTTGTGAGACACATCAGAACTCATACAGGGGAAAAGCCATTCAAATGCAATGAATGTGGCAGAACATTTGCTGTGAAGTCCACTCTTGTTTGCCATCTCAGAACACACAAAGGAGGGAAACCAGAAACTTGCCACATATGTAAAACTACTTTTGCCACCGTAGGTAGCTTAAAAGTGCATATGCGATTGCACACAGGTGCCAAGCCATTCAAGTGCTCATACTGCGATGAGCGATTCCGAACATCTGGCTCCAGAAAGCAGCACATGGAGAACCACTTCAAGCCTGCGAGTACAAGGAAGAGAAAGGTGAACGACAAGGTGGCCAGTGACAAGGAGAATGCCAACtctgaacaagttgtcattgaAACCTCACATTCTGAGGCAGTGCCACAAGTCCTCCAAGTTTCACAAGTGCCCGTTGCTGCTGAACAGCCCGTCATGCAAGCAATAACCAACCAGCAACAAGCTTTGCCCATTACCATTGGCAACCCAGACGCCACTGGGAATGATGTCAACTCATCGGCAGTCTTAACTGGTCTAGAACTCCAGTTGACTGGATCCAACATTGGACAGAATGTACAGATTCAAGGACTGGATGCCAATAACATCACTGTCCAGATAGATCCAAGCCTTCTTCAGCAGTTGCAGCAGCTGCAACAACCGAATGCCATCACACTCCAGACTGGGGACCTCAGTTTGGGTCAAGCCAGTCTGCAACTTTCCCAGTCTGATTTGGCTGCAGTTGTCAATGGTCAGGAAATAACCATGCCTCAGGGAATACAAGGGATCGACCCACAGACTGGACTCCTGGTGCAGATGGATCCGTCGACTCTCCAACAAGTCCCACAGATGATCAGGATTGATACAGGTCCTGGCAACCAGCAGCAGACTATTCAGGTGCAAACTACCTCTGCTGGGAATCCCAGCCAAAACCAGCCACAGATCCTAATGCAAAATTCGGGACTTCAGGGTATCATTCCAGCCGTTCAGAATCAAGGTAGTCTATTGACTGGTAGTGTTGGGTTAGCTCCTCAGCAGACCGGTGCACCCCCAAACCGAGTTGTCCCATACCTTCAAACATCAGACATCCAAATAGCAATTCAAGACTCACTTAACCAGAATGTGTCAACGAGTGACCCTATAATGCGCAACCAGATGTACACTATCCAAACGAGTGACCGTGGTACACACTTTGTTGAAGCAGAGGCAACCGCCTCGACCACAGATCCTTCCAATCTAGGAGCTGCCTTCCAGCTGTCCTTGTCTGGGGATCAACTTCGTCTGGATCAGCCTGGCATCATCCTTCAGCAGCCAAACATCCAAGGTAGTGTGGAAGTAGGTCCAGTGGCTAGCCAGACCCAAGAGCAAGTGACTATCTCTGCAGGCAACTTTGTGAGTGGTGGAGATGCCCAGGAAACTGTCACAGTGAATGTGGTTGATCTTGCTCATCTGGCTTCAAGTGAACACATGCAGACATCTGTACCAACAGCAACAGACTCTGTTCCTATGGAAGTCCTGCAGAAGGAATCAGTGCCCATACAGATTGTTTCAAAGGACTCTGGACAAAACCAAATTGAACAGGAGAGtgaggaagaagaggatgatgatgaggacgaggaagatgatgaagatgaggatgatgatagtgaagaggatgatgatgacgatgaggaAGATGCAACAGGAGCGGCGGGAAGGGAGATGGTCTCAAGGGATAAGCCCACCATGTCAGCGGCAGCAGCTGCAGCAGCAATCGGTTCTCTGTATCCATGCACTGTTGAAGGCTGCAATGAG GTGTTCACCAAGATGCAGCAGCTTAGCCAGCACCAGCAGGAGAAGCACAAGTCACTGCGGCCACACACCTGTGAGATCTGCGGCAAGTCCTTCAAGCGACCTGGACACCTCAAGGATCACATGACCACCCACGACAGTAGCCTCCGCTCCAAGGCCGACAAAAAGGCCAATCCCGGCCATGTCTGTCCCACCTGCAACAAGGCCTTCGCCAAGCCCAGCCAGCTCAGCAGACACATGCGGACGCACACTG GTGAGAAGCCATTTTGCTGTCCAGAGTGCAACAGGGGTTTCAGCCAGAAGAACTCTCTGCAGATCCACATGAATGTCCACACCAAAGAGCGCCCCCACAGATGTCAGTACTGCGACCTGTCCTTCTCACAGAAAG GAAACCTCAAGACCCACCTGCAGCGAGCCCACAAGCTGCCTCCAGACACGGCATCACAGGCTGCATCGCAGGTCACACCCCAGGCTATGCCCCAGTCTGTCCCTCAGTCTGTCCCTCAGGCTGTATCCCAGACCGCCACCACAACAACCACCAGTCAAGAGGACATTGACATTGAAAGACTCTTCTCGTAG